The nucleotide window AGCAGGGGTTTCACCCCCACTTCCCGGCAGGCCCGATAGAAATCAACGGCACCATAGAGTGCCCCATGGTCGGTGATGGCCAGGGCCCCCATCCCCAACTCCCGGGCACGGGCTACCAGTCGAGGAATAGAGGCCATCCCATCCAGGAGGCTGTATTCCGTGTGGACATGAAGGTGGGCAAACATGGAGGCTGAGCGCCATTATACCACGTCCTGGGAACGGCCCTTGTCCTGAGAGTGGCTCTTTAGGGCCTTGACAACGGCCATCTATAGGCGGAGAATCTCAGCTAGTACACGGCGCAAAGGGCAAACCCGCCGAAAGGCGGGGACGCAAAGCCTCGGGTCTAAAGCCGTAAGGCTATGATGGCCGGGTTGCCGCCGGAGGTGGTTCTTTTCCCCCACCCTGCAGCAATCCAGCCGCAGGATGGGGGTTTTTATTGGCCATGCTGCGGGAGAAACTCCTGGTCATCGGTGATGAGGGCCTGGCCCAAAGGGTGGCCTCTCTGGAACCCGGCTATCAGGTAAAACTGACCCCTCAGGGGCGGGTCCTGGAGGTGGCGCAGGAAGAGCCCTTTGACCTGGTCATCGCCAGCCAGGACAACCTCCCTACCATCAAGACCCTGATAAAGAGATACTCCACCCTGGGATGCCTGCTCCTTGGGGAGGGGCGGGAGGCCCCACCCCATGGCTGCCTCACCTTCCCTGCCCTGCTCAGCGATGAAGAGCTTCAAGCCGCCCTGGAGGAGGCCCTGGAGAGAGGGCGGCTCCTGAGAGAAAACCAGCACCTTCTGGCCCTCCTCCCCCTTTTTGAGATAAACAGGGCCCTCTTCTCCGAGTTGGACCTGGACAGCCTGCCCATAACCCTGCTACGGGTAGTGTGGTCAGAGACCAGGGCCGATGAGGCGGCCCTCTTCCTCTGGGAAGGGGAAGGTCCGGTGCTCCGCGCGCAGATAGGAGGCAATGGACAATCCCCCGATATGGCCCTGCGGGCGGCCCGACAAGGCCACCCCCTCCACCTTTCCCCTGATGGCAGCGGCTCCCTCCTCTGCCTCCCTCTCACAGCCCGGGGCAAGGTCATCGCCATCCTGCAGGCCTCCCGGGCCTCAGCCTTTTCCCCCAGGGAGCTGTCCTTCCTCACCATCCTATCCCGTCAGGCCGCTATAGCCCTGGAGAATGCTATTCTCCTCCGTGACCTCTCGGGGCAACGGCAGCGGGTGGAATACCTGCTGGGGCAGAGCATCCTGGCCCAGGAAAAGGAACGCCGGCGCATCTCCCTGGAACTCCACGACACTGTAGCCCCGCGCTTTGTGGGGGCCTGCCATAGCCTCCAGGCCCTGGAGGGGCAGTGGTCAGGGAAACTGGGGAAGGGTCTTAAGGAGATAAGGGGCTCCCTTGCCCTGGGGCTGAAGGAACTCCGCTGGGCAATAGAGAGCCTGCAACCCCCCGTTCTGGAAGGCGGACTGGTGGAGGCCCTCCGGCGGTTCGGCCAGGCTTTCTGCAGTGAGACAGGGCTCCATTTTTCGCTGGAGGTGAAGGGGGAACCTCCCCGCCTCTCCCCCCTCCTGGAGGCCTCGGCCTACCGGGTGGCCCAGGAGGCCCTTACCAATGTCCACAAACACGCTCACGCCACCTCTGTGCAGATGAGGGTCTCTTTTGATGGCCAGGGGTTAACACTAAAGATAGGGGATGACGGCCAGGGCTTTGACCCCCAGCAGGTCCTGGCCCAGGATGGCCCCAGCCATCTGGGCTTGAGCGGCATGAGGGAACGGGCCCAGGCCCTTGGAGGCAAAGTGGAAGTATTGAGCCGGCCCGAGGAGGGAACGCAGGTGGTCCTCCACCTCCCGGTGGGGGCGTAAGATGGCCATCCGGGTGATAGTGGTAGATGACCACCCCGTGGTGCGGGAGGGACTAAAGCGGCTCCTGGAGCAGGACCGCAATCTAGAGGTCTGTGGCGAAGCGGGGACTGGGGAGGAGGCCCTGCAACTGGCGGGACGCCACCACCCCGATGTGGCCCTGCTGGACATGAGGCTCCCCGGCCTGGGAGGCATTGACTTGCTGGACCGCTTCCGCCAGGAGTTCCCTACTATCAAGCTCATCTGCCTCACCTTTTACGGGGAACAGTATCTGGCCCAGGCCCTTGCCGCCGGCGCTTCCGGCTACCTGACGAAAGAGGCCAGCCGCGAGGAGGTGGTCCTGGCGGTGCGGGCAGTCCTCCAGGGCCGCACCTTCATCCACCCCTCATTCTCCTCCAAGGTCTATAACCAGTTTGCCCACCTGGTAAGAGAAGGGCCGAAGACTTTCCTCACCCACCGGCAGCTGGAAGTTGTGAAACAGGTTGCCCTGGGGGGCACCAACAAGGAGATCTCCCGCCGCCTATATCTTTCTGAGACCACGGTGAAGAGAGAGATCAGGACCATATTTGACAAACTGGATGCCCGGGACCGGGCCCAGGCCGTCTCCCGGGCCCATGAGAAAGGCCTCCTCTAGCGGGTGAGCTCCCGGCCGATGGTGAGGCGCATGACCTCGCTGGTCCCGGCCGCGGGGAG belongs to Chloroflexota bacterium and includes:
- a CDS encoding GAF domain-containing sensor histidine kinase, which gives rise to MLREKLLVIGDEGLAQRVASLEPGYQVKLTPQGRVLEVAQEEPFDLVIASQDNLPTIKTLIKRYSTLGCLLLGEGREAPPHGCLTFPALLSDEELQAALEEALERGRLLRENQHLLALLPLFEINRALFSELDLDSLPITLLRVVWSETRADEAALFLWEGEGPVLRAQIGGNGQSPDMALRAARQGHPLHLSPDGSGSLLCLPLTARGKVIAILQASRASAFSPRELSFLTILSRQAAIALENAILLRDLSGQRQRVEYLLGQSILAQEKERRRISLELHDTVAPRFVGACHSLQALEGQWSGKLGKGLKEIRGSLALGLKELRWAIESLQPPVLEGGLVEALRRFGQAFCSETGLHFSLEVKGEPPRLSPLLEASAYRVAQEALTNVHKHAHATSVQMRVSFDGQGLTLKIGDDGQGFDPQQVLAQDGPSHLGLSGMRERAQALGGKVEVLSRPEEGTQVVLHLPVGA
- a CDS encoding response regulator transcription factor, with the protein product MAIRVIVVDDHPVVREGLKRLLEQDRNLEVCGEAGTGEEALQLAGRHHPDVALLDMRLPGLGGIDLLDRFRQEFPTIKLICLTFYGEQYLAQALAAGASGYLTKEASREEVVLAVRAVLQGRTFIHPSFSSKVYNQFAHLVREGPKTFLTHRQLEVVKQVALGGTNKEISRRLYLSETTVKREIRTIFDKLDARDRAQAVSRAHEKGLL